Sequence from the Symbiopectobacterium purcellii genome:
GATCGGCGTCATCATGACCAGCGGCCTCATGATGTTCGTGTTCAGCTGCTTCAGCATGCTCATCATCATCATGATGCCCATTTTCTTTTATCAGCGCGTTCTTAATGGCAGGCAAACTTGCCAATGAAATCTGTGGTGATGTGGCATGGGATGCCAGCGGTTTAGTTAAAAACGCTTCCATTTCCGGTCCAACCCATACAATCAGCTCTGCTGACTGTAAACGCTGGACATCGCTCGGGCGCAGGGCATAATCGTGCGGCGATGCGCCATCCGGCAATAGCACCTCCGTGGACGTTACCCCATCAGCGATGGCGGCCGCGATAAACCCGAGAGGACGAACAGAACTGACGACCGCCGCCTGAGCACTGTCGACAGTGATACCCGCAAAGCATAGTGCACCCGCAACAAGCAGGGCTTTCAATTTTTGTTCATTTGGCGATTTTTTCGGTGTGAAGTTGGCTGACATGTGTGTTTTCTCATTCATTTACCGTTAATTTTGTAATATTATAACGTCACAGACACTCTGCAAACTGAATTTTATGTCTACACTCGTTTCGCTCGATCGCATATCCGTCGCCTTTGGTGAACGTAACGTGCTTAGCGACATCTCGCTGAACCTGCAATCGGGCCGCATTCTCACGCTGCTTGGGCCCAATGGCGCAGGAAAATCCACGCTGGTACGCGTGGTGCTCGGACTGCTGTCGCCCACGGCAGGCACCCTGCACAAACAACCGAATTTACGTATTGGCTACGTGCCGCAAAAACTGCACCTGGATGCTACCCTGCCCTTAACCGTGGGTCGCTTTATGCGGTTACGTCCCATCGTCAAGCAACAGGATATCCTGCCCGCGCTCAAGCGGGTGCAAGCCGCCCATTTGTTGGATCAACCCATGCAAAAACTCTCGGGTGGCGAAACACAGCGGGTGCTGCTGGCACGCGCGCTGCTCAATCAGCCTCAATTGCTGGTGTTGGATGAGCCCACGCAGGGGGTGGATGTCAACGGACAGCTGGCGCTGTACGACCTTATCAACCAACTGCGGCAGGAGTTTGATTGCGGCGTGTTGATGGTCTCGCACGACTTGCACCTTGTGATGGCCAAGACTGATGAAGTGCTGTGCCTGAATCAGCATGTGTGCTGTTCGGGTGCACCAGAGGTGGTCTCTCTGCATCCTCAATTTATCGCCATGTTCGGTCCCCGTGGCGCAGAACAACTGGCGGTGTATCGCCATCACCATAATCATCGTCACGATTTAAACGGACGCATTACTTTAAAACGACAGGGCGGCAACGACGCATGATTGACATTTTGCTCCCCGGTTGGCTGGCCGGTATGTTTCTCGCGTGCGCGGCGGGTCCGCTCGGTTCGTTCGTGGTCTGGCGACGCATGTCGTACTTCGGTGATACCCTGGCCCATGCCTCTCTGCTGGGTGTTGCCATCGGTTTTCTGTTGGACATCAACGTCTATTACGCCGTTATTCTGGTCACACTGCTGTTGGCGCTGGGCTTGGTGTGGCTTGAACGTCGCCCCTATCTTGCCATTGACACACTGCTTGGCATCATGGCGCATAGCGCGCTGTCGTTAGGACTGGTGGTGGTTAGCCTGATGAACAACATTCGCGTTGATTTGATGGCCTACCTGTTTGGTGATTTGCTGTCGGTTACGACGCAGGATTTATGGTTGATTGGGCCGGGCGTGCTGGTGGTGATCGCCATCATGTGCTGGCAATGGCGTTCATTGCTGTCCATGACCATCAGCCAGGAGTTGGCACACGTGGACGGCGTCAATGTACAGCGCACCCGTTTGCTCCTGATGCTGGTAACCGCATTGACCATCGGGCTGGCAATGAAGTTTGTCGGTGCACTGATCATCACCTCATTGCTGATCATTCCTGCCGCCACCGCGCGCCGTTTTGCGCGCACGCCGGAGCAGATGGCGGGTTTAGCCGTGGTGCTTGGGATGCTCGCCGTGACTGGCGGCCTGATTTTCTCCGCCTTGTACAACACCCCTGCGGGCCCTTCCGTAGTACTCAGTGCCTCGTTTTTGTTTATGCTGAGTCTGATTCGCAAACAACCCGCCTGAAAGCGGGTCAGGTTCTGTCTATACCGAAATGGCGATACGCGTGCGCGGTGGCAATACGTCCGCGCGGCGTGCGCTGAATAAAGCCCTGCTGAATCAGGTAAGGCTCCAGCACATCCTCAATCGTTTCCCGCTCTTCACCGATGGCCGCCGCCAGGTTATCCAGACCGACCGGTCCACCGGTAAATTTATCGATGATGGCCAGCAACAACTTGCGATCCATGTAATCAAAGCCTTCCGTGTCAACCGCCAGCATGTCAAGCGCCAGCCTCGCCGTTTCGGCATCGATGGCGCCACTCGATTTTACTTCCGAGTAATCTCGGACTCGGCGCAACAAACGGTTGGCAATACGCGGCGTGCCACGAGAACGTCGAGCCACTTCCAAGGCGCCCTCATCGGTAAGTTCCAACCCAAGGCAAGCTGCACTGCGACCGACAATATGCTGTAAATCTTCGACCTTGTAGAATTCGAGTCGCTGCACGATGCCAAAACGATCGCGCAGTGGCGAGGTCAAAGAACCCGCACGGGTCGTCGCGCCAATCAGGGTAAACGGGGGAAGGTCAAGTTTGATAGAACGCGCGGCAGGCCCTTCACCGATCATGATATCCAGTTGGTAATCTTCCATCGCAGGATAGAGTACTTCCTCCACCACAGGCGACAAACGGTGGATCTCATCGATAAACAGCACGTCATGCGGTTCGAGGTTGGTTAACAATGCGGCCAAATCGCCGGCCTTCTCCAACACCGGACCTGACGTGGTACGCAGGTTCACGTTCATCTCATTGGCAACGATATTGGCAAGCGTGGTTTTCCCTAAACCGGGCGGGCCAAAAATCAGTAGATGATCCAGTGCATCCCCTCGTTTGCGCGCGGCCTCAATAAAGATTTCCATCTGTTCGCGCACCACGGGTTGCCCGACATATTCCTCCAGCATGCGTGGACGGATCGCACGGTCAATGATCTCTTCTTCAGGTATTTCTTGCGCAGAGATCAGGTGGTCGGCTTCAATCATGGCAATCCCCTTACAGTGCCGCGCGCAGCGCTTCGCGGATCAGTGTTTCACAATCGGCACCGGGTCGGGCAATTTTGGATACCATCCGGCTGGCTTCCTGCGGTTTATATCCCAAAGCCACCAGCGCTGAGGCCGCTTCACTTTCCGGATCGTCTTCGGGCGCAGCGGTGGGTGCTGAACTGCTAAGAGGGACATCGAGGGTGGCGGGATTAAACAGGTCTCCGCTCATCCCTTTAAAGCGATCCTTCATTTCTACCACCAACCGTTCTGCCGTTTTCTTACCGACCCCCGGCAATTTGATCAACGTAGCGATCTCTTCGCGCTCAACGGCGCTGACAAACTGCTGCGCAGACATCCCTGAGAGAATAGCCAGCGCCAGTTTCGGCCCAACGCCGTTGGTTTTGATCAACTCACGAAATAACGCGCGTTCTTGCTTGTTGTTAAAACCAAACAGTAACTGTGCATCTTCCCGCACCACAAACTGGGTGAAAATGACCGCTTCCTGGTTCAAATCAGGCAGTTCATAAAAGCAGGTCATCGGCATATGGACTTCATAGCCAACCCCGTTGACTTCGATCAGCACCTGCGGCGGTTGTTTTTCCAGAATGATGCCTCTGAGACGACCAATCACGTTGACCTTCCTTTTCGTTACGTTAAAACCTTTTCGCTAGCTTATAGCATAAAAAAGGCTGGATGAATATCCAGCCTGATGTTCAACGCAGTCGCCCGCGTGCTAAATTCAGCCTGTCGGGGCCGATGCGTGTCAGATTCTGACTCAGATGACAGTGCGTAATGGCAATGGCGAGCGCGTCGGCCGCATCCGCCTGCGGATTCGCCGACAGCTTGAGCAAGGTACGCACCATGTGTTGCACCTGACTTTTTTCTGCCGCACCGGTGCCAACCACCGTTTGTTTTACTTGTCGGGCTGCGTATTCAAAAATCGGTAACCCGTGATTGACACCTGCCACAATCGCCACACCGCGCGCCTGCCCCAACTTCAGAGCTGAATCCGCATTTTTGGCCATAAAAACTTGTTCTATTGCCAGACAGTCGGGCTGAAACTGGGTGATTATCTCGCTTACCCCGGCATAAATCAGTTTCAATCGTGTGGGGAGATCGTCCACCCCAGTACGAATACAGCCGCTGCCTACATAGCTGAGCTGACGCCCTTGCTGGCGGATAATGCCATAGCCGGTAATGCGAGAACCGGGGTCGATGCCTAGAATTAGCGTCATAGCGCATCGCCCCCTGTAGACACGTTAACCGCAAGCCGCGAAAACACCATTACAGTGTCGCCGCTACCTCGTCTGAAATTTCACCGTTATGATACACTTCCTGCACATCATCACAGTCTTCCAGCATATCGATCAGACGCATCAGTTTTGGTGCAGTGTCTACATCCATGTCGGCATTGGTCGATGGGATCATGGACACTTCTGCGGATTCGGCTTTCAAACCGGCAGCATCCAACGCATCTTTCACCTGACCGAAGGTTTCCCACGGTGTAAAGACGTCAATCGCACCGTCGTCATAGGTCATCACGTCATCAGCACCGGCTTCCAGCGCCGCATCCATCACCTGATCCTCATCCAAGCCCGGCGCATAAGAGATAACGCCTTTTTTGGTGAACAGGTAGGCAACAGAACCATCGGTGCCCAGATTACCACCGCATTTAGTGAATGCATGGCGCACTTCGGATACGGTACGGTTACGGTTGTCACTCAGACATTCCACCATCACCGCCGTGCCGCCAGGACCATAACCTTCATAAATGATGGTTTCCATGTTGTTATCTTCATCACCACCAACACCACGCGCAATAGCACGGTTCAGGGTATCGCGCGTCATGTTGTTGGAGAGTGCTTTATCAATAGCCGCACGTAGACGCGGGTTGGAGCCCGGATCGCCGCCGCCCAAACGCGCGGCCGTCACCAGTTCGCGGATAATTTTGGTAAAGATCTTGCCGCGTTTTGCATCCTGCGCCGCTTTACGATGTTTTGTGTTGGCCCACTTACTATGACCTGCCATAAAAATCTCCGAAAAAAGCCTCTTCAGGCCGGATAAATAACAAATTCTTCAATCGCCTGCCGGTTGCTCCACGATTTGGTGAGTTGTGCCGCCTCGGGCACCGCTAACCAACGGTAGGCAAGATGCTCGGTGAGAACCACCGCGCGTTCACGTGGCAACGCCAGACAGAACCAGTGTTCTGTATTGTGCGTGATGTCAGGGGCATAGCGACGTCTCAAATGAGCAAAAAGCTCAAACTCGACACAGCGCTGACAGTCAAACAGTGATAACCCCTCAGCGGCGATATCGATGTTAACCTCTTCTTTCACTTCGCGCTGTGCGGTAAGCGCCGCAGTTTCTCCCTCCTCAAGGCTGCCAGTAACCGACTGCCAAAAATCGGGATCGTCGCGACGCTGAAGCATCAGCACCCGCCCGGTGTCCTGCGCATAGATAACGATCAGGGCCGAAACGGGACGCTTATAAGCCATCGGCGGTTACTCCGCATCCTGCGCAGGTTTCGCTTTCGCCACCACAGCAATAGACAGCTCTGCTAACGATGCCGGATTGGCGTAACTTGGCGCTTCCGTCATCAGGCAGGCTGCTGCGGTAGTTTTCGGGAAGGCGATCACGTCACGAATGTTTTCCGTACCGGTCAACAACATCACCAGACGATCCAGACCAAACGCCAGGCCAGCATGCGGCGGTGTACCGTATTTCAGTGCATCCAGCAAGAAGCCAAATTTTTCGCGTTGTTCCTGCTCGTTAATGCCCAGAATACGGAACACCGTCTGTTGCATTACGCTGCTGTGAATACGCACGGAACCACCGCCGACTTCATAGCCGTTCAGTACCATATCGTACGCGTTAGCGATGGCGGAAACCGGGTTACTTTCCAGTGCTTCAGGCGTCATATCACGCGGTGAAGTAAACGGATGGTGCATTGCGGCCAGCCCACCTTCGCCATCGTCTTCAAACATCGGGAAATCGATGACCCACAGCGGTTTCCAGCTTGCCAAATCGGTCAGGCCGAGATCGCGTCCCAGTTTAAGGCGCAGCGCACCCAATGCATCCGTTACCACTTTCGCGCTGTCCGCGCCGAAGAACAGAATGTCGCCGTCTTCAGCCGCAGCGCGTTCTAACAACGCTGCCAGCAGTGTCTCATTCAGGAATTTAGCCACCGGACTGGAAATCCCTTCGAGCCCTTTCTCCTTCTCGTTCACTTTAATGTAAGCGAGTCCCTTGGCACCGTAGATCTCGATAAACTTACCGTATTCATCAATCTGTTTGCGGCTCAGTTGTGCACCGCCCGGTACGCGAATCACCGCTACACGGCCTTTGGCATCGTTCGCCGGGCCGGAGAACACTTTAAAATCGATCGTTTTGAGCAGATCGGCGACATCCACCAGTTCCAGCGGGTTACGCAGGTCAGGTTTGTCGGAGCCAAAACGGCGCATGGCTTCAGCAAACGTCATGATCGGGAAATCACCCAAATCGACGCTCAAAATCTCTTGCCACAGTTCACGCACCAGCTTTTCCATCACTTCACGCACCTGCGGTGCCGTCATGAAGGAGGTTTCGACGTCAATCTGGGTAAATTCCGGCTGGCGATCCGCACGCAGGTCTTCATCACGGAAGCATTTAACAATCTGGTAGTAACGGTCGAAGCCCGACATCATCAGCAATTGCTTGAACAACTGCGGCGATTGCGGCAGCGCATAGAATTTGCCCTTATGCACCCGGCTTGGCACCAGGTAATCGCGCGCCCCTTCCGGTGTCGCTTTGGTCAGCATCGGCGTTTCAATATCCAGAAAATCGTGGCCGTCCATAAAACGACGCACAAAGCTGGTAATACGCGCACGCGTTTTTAACCGCGTCGCCATTTCAGGGCGGCGCAAATCGAGATAGCGGTATTTCAAGCGCGCTTCTTCGGTGTTGGTTTGATTGGCGTCCAGCGGCAACGGCTCTGAGCGGTTGATAATCGTCAGCGCGGTCGCAAACACTTCCACTTCGCCCGTAGACATCTCTTTATTCACCTGGCTTTCAGGGCGCGCACGCACCACACCGGTCAGTTGAATGCAGAATTCGTTACGCAGTTCTGACGCCAAAGTGAAAGCATCCTGCCGATCGGGGTCGAAAAACACCTGGACCACGCCGTCGCGGTCACGCATATCGATAAAAATCAAACCACCCAGATCGCGGCGACGGTTAACCCAACCGCACAATGTCACTTCCTGGCCCACATGGGACGCGTTTAGTTGTCCACAATATTCAGTACGCATTACGATGTCCTTTTGAGCAATCACGCTAGAAACCATCTCAACGAGATATAATCACACCTACAACAACCACGCCTGAGAGCACCGGCCAGACCGCATCGTCACAGTGAGTACGAAACGCTGGTTTTATAAACATATCGGTTTCACAAAACACACGGGTTCCATAAAACGCATCGATGCTACAAAACACACGGGTTCCACAAACACAGCAGCGTTTCCCCACGCATCCAATCACAACGGTGTTTTTTTGCGCGGAATGGTTGTTCTGGATTGCTGTTCAGTAAAAAA
This genomic interval carries:
- the znuC gene encoding zinc ABC transporter ATP-binding protein ZnuC, translated to MSTLVSLDRISVAFGERNVLSDISLNLQSGRILTLLGPNGAGKSTLVRVVLGLLSPTAGTLHKQPNLRIGYVPQKLHLDATLPLTVGRFMRLRPIVKQQDILPALKRVQAAHLLDQPMQKLSGGETQRVLLARALLNQPQLLVLDEPTQGVDVNGQLALYDLINQLRQEFDCGVLMVSHDLHLVMAKTDEVLCLNQHVCCSGAPEVVSLHPQFIAMFGPRGAEQLAVYRHHHNHRHDLNGRITLKRQGGNDA
- the znuB gene encoding zinc ABC transporter permease subunit ZnuB, whose product is MIDILLPGWLAGMFLACAAGPLGSFVVWRRMSYFGDTLAHASLLGVAIGFLLDINVYYAVILVTLLLALGLVWLERRPYLAIDTLLGIMAHSALSLGLVVVSLMNNIRVDLMAYLFGDLLSVTTQDLWLIGPGVLVVIAIMCWQWRSLLSMTISQELAHVDGVNVQRTRLLLMLVTALTIGLAMKFVGALIITSLLIIPAATARRFARTPEQMAGLAVVLGMLAVTGGLIFSALYNTPAGPSVVLSASFLFMLSLIRKQPA
- the ruvB gene encoding Holliday junction branch migration DNA helicase RuvB, which encodes MIEADHLISAQEIPEEEIIDRAIRPRMLEEYVGQPVVREQMEIFIEAARKRGDALDHLLIFGPPGLGKTTLANIVANEMNVNLRTTSGPVLEKAGDLAALLTNLEPHDVLFIDEIHRLSPVVEEVLYPAMEDYQLDIMIGEGPAARSIKLDLPPFTLIGATTRAGSLTSPLRDRFGIVQRLEFYKVEDLQHIVGRSAACLGLELTDEGALEVARRSRGTPRIANRLLRRVRDYSEVKSSGAIDAETARLALDMLAVDTEGFDYMDRKLLLAIIDKFTGGPVGLDNLAAAIGEERETIEDVLEPYLIQQGFIQRTPRGRIATAHAYRHFGIDRT
- the ruvA gene encoding Holliday junction branch migration protein RuvA codes for the protein MIGRLRGIILEKQPPQVLIEVNGVGYEVHMPMTCFYELPDLNQEAVIFTQFVVREDAQLLFGFNNKQERALFRELIKTNGVGPKLALAILSGMSAQQFVSAVEREEIATLIKLPGVGKKTAERLVVEMKDRFKGMSGDLFNPATLDVPLSSSAPTAAPEDDPESEAASALVALGYKPQEASRMVSKIARPGADCETLIREALRAAL
- the ruvC gene encoding crossover junction endodeoxyribonuclease RuvC, yielding MTLILGIDPGSRITGYGIIRQQGRQLSYVGSGCIRTGVDDLPTRLKLIYAGVSEIITQFQPDCLAIEQVFMAKNADSALKLGQARGVAIVAGVNHGLPIFEYAARQVKQTVVGTGAAEKSQVQHMVRTLLKLSANPQADAADALAIAITHCHLSQNLTRIGPDRLNLARGRLR
- a CDS encoding YebC/PmpR family DNA-binding transcriptional regulator, which produces MAGHSKWANTKHRKAAQDAKRGKIFTKIIRELVTAARLGGGDPGSNPRLRAAIDKALSNNMTRDTLNRAIARGVGGDEDNNMETIIYEGYGPGGTAVMVECLSDNRNRTVSEVRHAFTKCGGNLGTDGSVAYLFTKKGVISYAPGLDEDQVMDAALEAGADDVMTYDDGAIDVFTPWETFGQVKDALDAAGLKAESAEVSMIPSTNADMDVDTAPKLMRLIDMLEDCDDVQEVYHNGEISDEVAATL
- the nudB gene encoding dihydroneopterin triphosphate diphosphatase translates to MAYKRPVSALIVIYAQDTGRVLMLQRRDDPDFWQSVTGSLEEGETAALTAQREVKEEVNIDIAAEGLSLFDCQRCVEFELFAHLRRRYAPDITHNTEHWFCLALPRERAVVLTEHLAYRWLAVPEAAQLTKSWSNRQAIEEFVIYPA
- the aspS gene encoding aspartate--tRNA ligase, encoding MRTEYCGQLNASHVGQEVTLCGWVNRRRDLGGLIFIDMRDRDGVVQVFFDPDRQDAFTLASELRNEFCIQLTGVVRARPESQVNKEMSTGEVEVFATALTIINRSEPLPLDANQTNTEEARLKYRYLDLRRPEMATRLKTRARITSFVRRFMDGHDFLDIETPMLTKATPEGARDYLVPSRVHKGKFYALPQSPQLFKQLLMMSGFDRYYQIVKCFRDEDLRADRQPEFTQIDVETSFMTAPQVREVMEKLVRELWQEILSVDLGDFPIMTFAEAMRRFGSDKPDLRNPLELVDVADLLKTIDFKVFSGPANDAKGRVAVIRVPGGAQLSRKQIDEYGKFIEIYGAKGLAYIKVNEKEKGLEGISSPVAKFLNETLLAALLERAAAEDGDILFFGADSAKVVTDALGALRLKLGRDLGLTDLASWKPLWVIDFPMFEDDGEGGLAAMHHPFTSPRDMTPEALESNPVSAIANAYDMVLNGYEVGGGSVRIHSSVMQQTVFRILGINEQEQREKFGFLLDALKYGTPPHAGLAFGLDRLVMLLTGTENIRDVIAFPKTTAAACLMTEAPSYANPASLAELSIAVVAKAKPAQDAE